One part of the Anopheles coustani chromosome 2, idAnoCousDA_361_x.2, whole genome shotgun sequence genome encodes these proteins:
- the LOC131264546 gene encoding uncharacterized protein LOC131264546: MVELNERHTGKFLKAKIMEILNLYEITLEQIFTVTCDNGANMIATVKQLQSELSINPLDADDSNAVSDEHLDYTETIEKEFSNTITLVRCAVHTMQLSVTDVIKAFDAEIRKCTSVSNNCRKIKFKNVFNDESLPPLYSKTRWAGIYAMLNLFNNHEDLFIELSQHHSELGKIN; encoded by the coding sequence ATGGTTGAGCTCAATGAAAGGCACACAGGAAAATTTCTCAAAGCGAAAATTATGGAAATCCTCAACTTGTATGAAATAACATTGGAACAGATTTTTACGGTGACGTGTGATAATGGGGCGAACATGATCGCCACAGTGAAACAGTTGCAGTCTGAACTATCAATTAACCCGCTCGATGCAGACGACAGCAACGCGGTTTCCGACGAACATTTAGATTACACGGAAACTATTGAAAAGGAGTTTTCAAACACTATAACGCTAGTGAGATGTGCCGTTCATACCATGCAACTTTCGGTTACCGATGTCATCAAGGCATTCGATGCCGAGATTCGTAAATGTACCTCGGTATCGAATAACtgcaggaaaattaaattcaaaaatgtgtttaatgaCGAGTCTCTTCCACCGCTGTACTCAAAAACGAGGTGGGCAGGCATCTATGCAATGCTCAACCTTTTCAATAACCATGAGGATCTTTTCATCGAGCTGAGTCAACACCATTCGGAATTAGGTaagataaattaa